From a region of the Methanothrix sp. genome:
- the gvpA gene encoding gas vesicle structural protein GvpA: MVTSTPDSSSLAEVLDRILDKGIVVDVWARVSLVGIEILTVEARVVVASVDTFLHYSEEMAKIEQAAIAAAPSA; this comes from the coding sequence ATGGTAACATCAACACCTGATTCGTCCAGCCTTGCCGAGGTTCTCGACAGGATCCTGGACAAGGGCATAGTCGTCGATGTCTGGGCCAGGGTATCGCTGGTTGGCATCGAGATACTGACAGTCGAAGCGAGAGTGGTGGTCGCATCCGTCGATACATTCCTCCACTACTCTGAGGAGATGGCGAAGATCGAACAGGCTGCCATAGCCGCAGCACCTTCCGCGTGA
- a CDS encoding response regulator encodes MRILVVDDAPFIVRALRDALGARGFEIHEVHSGEEALSAYRDLRPDVVLMDILMPGMNGIEATREIVNMDPSANIIVITAIGKPGLERECMDAGARGFLMKPFRIRDLLAIIESLPRRGDER; translated from the coding sequence ATGAGGATACTGGTGGTTGATGATGCCCCTTTCATAGTGAGGGCGCTGAGGGATGCTCTTGGGGCAAGGGGTTTTGAGATTCATGAGGTGCATAGTGGCGAGGAGGCTCTATCAGCCTACCGAGATTTGAGGCCGGATGTGGTGCTGATGGATATTCTCATGCCAGGCATGAACGGTATTGAAGCCACACGTGAGATTGTGAATATGGACCCATCCGCCAATATTATCGTGATAACCGCGATAGGCAAGCCAGGGCTGGAGAGGGAATGCATGGATGCAGGTGCGAGAGGGTTTCTTATGAAGCCCTTCAGGATCCGGGATCTTCTTGCTATTATTGAATCTCTCCCGAGAAGAGGCGATGAGCGTTGA
- a CDS encoding ATP-binding protein → MRGIELFRGYQEDIIETIPSTIIIVDRRLEVLYANRNFYLKSFRTEKNVLGMHLSKIFSPVFMQRLDGKISEVFSSGEPFDGEQIRYPGGRFYFYRIYPLREAGGYVSKAVIFIEDITEMTRLEEELRESYIKLENAYAELKELDSIKSEFVSMVSHELRTPLTVINSYLEMFEDGMLGGLSDVQKEKLQLIRSQTDTMIQLVNDMLDVLRIGPRRLRLKKEPASMEELIRSVIASLSRLADLREHTITFRCEMVDTQIECDPKKIMQVLSNLLTNAIKYTPDRGRIDVVLREDAGGVLVSIRDNGIGIREEDKGRVFEKFFAMSNEASAYTSMGLGLSIAKDIVEAHGGRIWFESRFGEGSTFYFTLPRG, encoded by the coding sequence TTGAGAGGGATAGAACTATTTCGCGGCTATCAGGAGGATATAATCGAAACGATACCGAGCACAATTATAATTGTCGACAGAAGACTGGAAGTGCTGTATGCTAACAGAAACTTCTATCTTAAGTCCTTCCGGACTGAGAAGAATGTATTAGGCATGCATCTCTCGAAGATATTCTCTCCCGTTTTCATGCAGAGGCTGGATGGCAAGATCAGTGAGGTTTTCTCCAGCGGAGAGCCGTTTGATGGGGAGCAGATCAGGTATCCGGGAGGAAGGTTCTACTTTTACAGGATCTACCCCCTTAGGGAGGCTGGTGGGTATGTAAGCAAGGCGGTGATCTTCATCGAGGATATCACAGAGATGACCAGGCTCGAGGAGGAGCTGCGAGAGTCGTACATAAAGCTTGAGAATGCCTATGCTGAGCTCAAGGAGCTTGACAGCATCAAGTCAGAGTTCGTATCCATGGTATCACATGAGCTGAGGACGCCTCTCACAGTTATCAATAGCTACCTGGAGATGTTCGAGGATGGTATGCTAGGGGGTCTCTCAGATGTGCAGAAGGAGAAGCTCCAGCTGATCAGATCGCAAACAGATACAATGATCCAGCTTGTGAATGACATGCTTGATGTGCTGAGAATTGGGCCCAGGCGGCTCAGACTCAAGAAGGAACCGGCAAGCATGGAGGAGTTGATTCGCTCGGTGATCGCAAGCCTATCGAGGCTTGCAGATCTCAGGGAGCACACGATAACATTCAGATGCGAGATGGTTGATACCCAGATAGAGTGTGATCCCAAGAAGATTATGCAGGTTTTGAGCAACCTGCTCACAAATGCGATCAAGTACACCCCCGATAGAGGGCGTATAGATGTGGTTCTCAGGGAGGATGCGGGAGGTGTTCTGGTATCGATCAGAGATAACGGTATAGGGATCCGGGAAGAGGACAAGGGTCGTGTTTTTGAGAAGTTCTTCGCGATGAGCAACGAGGCCAGCGCATATACGAGCATGGGTCTTGGCCTCTCCATAGCAAAGGATATTGTGGAGGCGCATGGCGGGCGGATATGGTTCGAGAGCAGGTTTGGGGAGGGGAGCACATTCTACTTCACTCTCCCTCGTGGTTAG
- a CDS encoding DUF835 domain-containing protein: protein MLTILNIFRRKPRVVPLTEPVGTRMPTELSRGSAYLIREKKPEFSFQIFSSLVRGQCASCEHPDAFNCESIGCEECTLKCPCKSCNQKRAQGLCFTTLHPEQIRNRYVLQITPIFWISRRSGGQMAVNSLEVMADITARFLDKSKNPVVLLDGLELLVVMNGFVQVIRFLRDIMEMVFISRGILIVPVNPSALSEREMALIERDMQEIPAEWR from the coding sequence GTGCTGACCATTCTCAATATCTTCCGGAGAAAGCCCAGGGTGGTGCCGCTCACCGAGCCTGTGGGCACGCGCATGCCAACAGAGCTCTCCCGTGGCTCAGCGTATCTGATCCGAGAGAAAAAGCCTGAGTTCAGCTTCCAGATATTCTCGTCGCTTGTGAGAGGACAGTGCGCGAGCTGCGAGCATCCTGATGCGTTCAACTGCGAGAGCATAGGTTGTGAAGAGTGCACCCTCAAATGTCCATGCAAGAGCTGCAATCAGAAGAGGGCTCAAGGGCTTTGCTTCACCACCCTTCATCCTGAGCAGATCAGAAACAGGTATGTTCTTCAGATCACACCGATCTTCTGGATCAGCAGGCGTAGTGGGGGTCAGATGGCTGTAAATAGCCTGGAGGTCATGGCTGACATAACTGCGAGGTTCCTGGATAAGAGCAAAAATCCGGTGGTTCTGCTGGATGGTCTGGAGCTTCTCGTGGTCATGAACGGTTTTGTCCAGGTCATCAGGTTTCTCCGCGATATCATGGAGATGGTATTCATAAGCAGAGGGATCCTGATCGTGCCTGTGAATCCATCCGCCCTCTCCGAGAGGGAGATGGCGCTGATAGAGCGGGATATGCAGGAGATTCCTGCGGAGTGGAGATGA
- a CDS encoding PadR family transcriptional regulator: protein MSLASVGGALIEETNLGQDDREEFLSRFVKPNKDILILSILGERPMCGYDLIKEIYRRYNVLLSQGAVYPILYSMEAEGILRAEYSRGNMRTKFYTLTPKGQEVMRRKIGNMVYALEYMLSFLKGSCLG, encoded by the coding sequence ATGTCTCTAGCATCTGTGGGAGGGGCTCTGATCGAAGAAACAAACCTCGGGCAGGATGACCGGGAGGAGTTCCTGAGCAGGTTCGTGAAGCCGAACAAGGACATACTCATTCTCTCCATACTCGGAGAGCGCCCGATGTGCGGCTACGACCTCATCAAGGAGATATATAGAAGGTATAACGTCCTCCTGAGCCAGGGCGCTGTTTACCCCATCCTCTACTCGATGGAGGCTGAGGGTATTCTGAGAGCGGAGTACAGCAGAGGAAACATGAGGACCAAGTTCTACACCCTGACGCCCAAGGGGCAGGAGGTGATGAGAAGGAAGATCGGAAACATGGTGTACGCTCTGGAGTACATGCTGTCGTTTCTGAAGGGATCATGTTTAGGATGA
- a CDS encoding ATPase domain-containing protein → MFRMSIEGLDRVLEADPPAGSVLLVTGGEGTLKSSLVLAMMSRYLEGSAEHGLYASLEQTTDSHLKNMESIGIRWHENLHMFDYRDMRIEWREHSLDMFSMTKEVLDTYIGRYRELTLFAMDSLNALYALSPKTNLRRNVYEFLTALRDRGLTSILILETGHDVEKGGERFLSDGIIELGVIESYDGVKRYLQIRKMRGARHRMEKHHLVVKPGGLEVLGPIYGPATTV, encoded by the coding sequence ATGTTTAGGATGAGTATTGAAGGACTGGATCGCGTTCTCGAGGCAGATCCACCTGCCGGCTCTGTCCTGTTGGTCACCGGAGGGGAGGGCACACTGAAGTCCAGCCTGGTGCTGGCGATGATGTCCCGCTACCTCGAGGGCAGCGCAGAGCATGGCCTCTATGCGAGCCTGGAGCAGACAACGGACAGCCATCTGAAGAACATGGAGAGCATCGGGATAAGATGGCACGAAAACCTCCACATGTTCGACTACAGAGACATGCGGATCGAATGGAGAGAGCACAGCCTCGACATGTTCAGCATGACGAAGGAGGTACTGGATACATACATCGGCAGATACCGGGAACTCACGCTCTTCGCCATGGACTCTCTGAACGCCCTCTATGCTCTCTCCCCTAAAACAAACCTACGCAGAAACGTTTACGAATTCCTGACTGCGCTTAGGGACAGGGGGCTCACATCCATTCTGATACTTGAGACAGGTCATGATGTGGAAAAGGGGGGTGAGAGGTTCCTCTCGGATGGAATCATAGAGCTGGGCGTGATCGAGAGCTATGATGGCGTTAAGAGATACCTCCAGATCAGAAAGATGCGCGGGGCGAGACATCGGATGGAGAAGCATCACCTCGTCGTGAAGCCGGGCGGGCTTGAGGTCCTTGGGCCGATATACGGGCCAGCCACCACTGTCTGA
- a CDS encoding gas vesicle protein GvpG produces the protein MFVIDDLLLRSVGISVPGLDLIWTLEQIRGYAQRELYSPERIRNQIKEIRLLYEFGEMSREEYVERTEQLMQRLRIAEELQR, from the coding sequence TTGTTCGTCATAGATGATCTTCTTCTGAGAAGCGTCGGCATCTCTGTTCCGGGCCTTGATCTGATCTGGACACTGGAGCAGATCAGAGGATACGCCCAGCGCGAGCTGTACAGCCCTGAGCGAATCAGGAATCAGATAAAGGAGATCAGGCTGCTGTACGAGTTTGGAGAGATGAGCCGTGAGGAGTACGTGGAGAGGACTGAGCAGCTGATGCAGAGGCTAAGGATAGCGGAGGAGCTGCAGAGGTGA
- a CDS encoding gas vesicle protein, whose product MICRDAHEINRVGNQSVLEGNVMVLPEKNSDRGLAGAIDRILDKGLVINADITVSVAGVELLGIKVRAALASFETAAKYGLEFPSGVSCETAAWRDAMLDKEECPQCGKKVLREELLNECCPWCGWTSALARDRMLKMPFVLKDDYGT is encoded by the coding sequence GTGATCTGCAGAGATGCACATGAAATCAACAGAGTGGGCAATCAGAGCGTTCTGGAGGGGAATGTGATGGTGCTTCCTGAGAAGAATTCGGACCGCGGGCTGGCCGGCGCGATCGACCGGATACTTGACAAGGGGCTTGTCATAAACGCGGACATCACCGTCTCTGTGGCCGGAGTCGAGCTGCTCGGAATAAAGGTGAGGGCTGCGCTCGCATCATTCGAGACAGCTGCAAAATATGGCCTGGAGTTCCCATCCGGGGTCAGCTGCGAGACCGCTGCCTGGCGGGATGCGATGCTCGATAAGGAGGAATGCCCCCAGTGCGGGAAGAAGGTGCTGCGCGAGGAGCTCCTGAACGAGTGCTGCCCGTGGTGTGGATGGACGAGCGCTCTCGCGAGGGATCGAATGCTGAAGATGCCTTTTGTTTTGAAGGACGATTATGGAACCTGA